Proteins co-encoded in one Pocillopora verrucosa isolate sample1 chromosome 1, ASM3666991v2, whole genome shotgun sequence genomic window:
- the LOC131781723 gene encoding arylsulfatase B-like, with translation MESRRVWYNLLWSFCLIFVVLNSHHVLGKKGKKSHSKRKPSWKAPRPHIIMIVADDLGWDDVSFHGSRQIPTPHMDKLANDGVILNSYYVSPICTPTRSSIMTGKHPVNLGVQHGTIFGSQPYGLPLGEVTTPQYLKALGYRTHGVGKWHLGFFEKEYTPTYRGFESFYGFWNGKEDFWDHTSLEDVWGTDLRNNMKPVKNESGHYGTELFTEVAERIIDTHNKSEPLYLYFAHQAVHSGNPKDPLQAPKRVLNKFQHFSKEDRRIYAAMVASLDESVGNVTKALKRNAMFDNSVIVFTTDNGGAPWGFNWNAGCNYPLRGGKDTLWEGGVRGVGFVHSKLIENKGRVSYDLIDVTDWLPTFYHLAGGDVTKIQDKIDGMNVWDTIANGKKSPRTEVLHNIDPFRRFAAIRVKEYKLVVNQDSDYKITWLPRYNVPGELDSLPQPSTLPGAVIECGKWDSEEEAACKSDVFPCLFNVKEDPCEYKNIAQSNLDTVKRLILRLLHYHKKAVPIWFPERDCDADPANHDGFWGPWRSSEANKAILKEVVESIPSVNEEKHSKRKKIAIDKTELDEESLSLYNEQSKEFESMLKNYLNEVDKRKRSETSPQRSGKMN, from the exons ATGGAATCGCGGAGAGTTTGGTACAACTTACTTTGGAGCTTTTG CCTTATTTTTGTGGTTCTAAACTCACATCACGTCCTTGGAAAGAAGGGAAAGAAGTCGCATTCAAAGAGGAAGCCATCTTGGAAAGCGCCCAGACCTCACATTATTATGATTGTCGCTGATGATCTG GGCTGGGATGACGTCAGTTTTCACGGCTCTCGCCAGATCCCAACTCCTCATATGGACAAACTGGCCAATGATGGAGTGATTCTAAACAGTTATTACGTATCGCCAATTTGTACTCCTACCCGGTCCTCTATCATGACTGGAAAACACCCGGTCAACTTAG GTGTTCAACATGGTACCATATTTGGCAGCCAGCCGTACGGTCTTCCCTTGGGCGAGGTTACAACGCCACAGTACCTCAAGGCACTTGGGTACCGGACACATGGCGTTGGGAAG TGGCATTTAGGATTTTTTGAAAAGGAATACACTCCAACTTATCGCGGATTTGAGTCTTTCTATGGATTTTGGAATGGAAAAGAAGATTTTTGGGACCACACCTCACTCGAAGATGTATGGGGGACAGATCTACGAAATAACATGAAG CCCGTTAAGAACGAGAGTGGCCATTATGGGACAGAATTATTCACAGAAGTGGCTGAGCGAATCATTGATACTCACAACAAATCCGAGCCGCTGTATTTGTATTTTGCACATCAGGCTGTTCATTCGGGAAATCCAAAAGACCCTTTGCAAGCTCCAAAGAGAGTGCTGAAC AAATTTCAGCATTTTTCAAAGGAAGACAGAAGAATTTATGCTGCCATGGTGGCGTCTTTAGACGAGTCCGTTGGAAATGTAACTAAAGCTCTCAAGAGAAATGCAATGTTTGATAATTCTGTGATCGTTTTCACGACAGACAATGGAGGCGCTCCATGGGGATTTAACTG GAATGCGGGATGTAATTACCCACTCAGAGGAGGCAAGGACACACTCTGGGAGGGAGGAGTCCGTGGAGTTGGTTTCGTTCATAGCAAGCTCATCGAAAACAAAGGCCGTGTTAGCTATGATTTGATTGACGTCACAGATTGGTTACCAACCTTCTATCATCTGGCCGGAGGTGACGTCACTAAAATACAAGATAAGATTGACGGTATGAATGTGTGGGACACCATTGCAAATGGGAAGAAATCTCCGCGCACGGAG GTTCTCCACAACATCGATCCCTTTCGCCGATTTGCAGCCATTCGAGTGAAAGAATACAAGTTAGTCGTGAATCAAGACTCTGATTACAAAATCACTTGGCTTCCGAGGTATAATGTCCCTGGGGAACTGGACTCTCTTCCCCAGCCCTCTACCTTACCTGGCGCGGTTATTGAATGTGGAAAGTGGGACAGTGAAGAAGAGGCTGCATGTAAAAGTGatgtttttccttgtttgtttaaCGTGAAAGAAG aTCCGTGTGAGTACAAGAATATTGCTCAATCCAACCTTGATACAGTAAAACGTCTTATTTTAAGACTCCTTCATTATCACAAAAAGGCCGTTCCTATATGGTTCCCGGAGAGGGATTGCGATGCGGACCCAGCAAATCATGACGGGTTTTGGGGCCCTTGGAGGTCTTCAGAAGCAAACAAAGCTATTTTAAAGGAAGTAGTTGAGAGCATACCGTCAGTTAATGAAGAGAAGCATTCTAAACGTAAAAAGATTGCAATCGATAAGACAGAACTCGATGAGGAGTCTTTAAGTTTATATAATGAACAGAGCAAGGAATTTGAAAGTATGTTAAAAAATTACCTCAACGAAGTTGATAAACGTAAAAGGAGTGAGACTTCTCCACAGAGAAGTGGCAAAATGAATTAG
- the LOC131781742 gene encoding neuropeptide Y receptor type 6-like — protein sequence MNSAATQFQKASQTLDSVFLALGLASNLFVCFIMIRCKLTKKSISNFYVFQLSVAEVVYRTTLAVLEIYFLNRNNHHLISDAECKVIIFWRQAFCAAVFILLVGIATDRKEHIINSIKAMTMDKHRKTRIAFIWLFTLILSIPMSLSATLSPRLKMLGRQNIHEKPLFVCLLPRGRLSSMISVTIYFLFAFFVPLAIISRSYYQIFIYLRDRAKTRKLSAFYIRSKYKALSMLVIITASFLLSWGPLMCSTLATAYDFKVRIGDISVMKIAISISLTSSIIHPFIYSFGNANFRSEVVRTFRSCISKARFQ from the coding sequence ATGAATTCCGCAGCAACTCAGTTCCAGAAAGCATCTCAGACTTTAGATTCAGTATTCTTAGCCCTCGGACTGGCAAGCAATCTCTTCGTCTGTTTTATCATGATTCGTTGCAAACTGACGAAGAAAAGTATCTCCAATTTTTACGTTTTCCAACTCTCGGTGGCAGAAGTTGTTTACAGAACGACACTGGCTGTTTTAGAAATCtactttttaaacagaaataatCATCATTTAATTTCGGATGCCGAATGCAAAGTGATTATATTTTGGCGGCAGGCATTCTGTGCTGCTGTTTTTATACTTCTTGTCGGAATCGCCACGGACCGCAAAGAACACATCATAAATTCCATAAAAGCTATGACAATGGATAAACACCGAAAGACAAGGATTGCTTTTATTTGGCTGTTTACGCTCATTTTATCAATTCCTATGTCACTGAGCGCTACTCTCAGCCCGAGATTGAAGATGCTTGGGCGACAAAATATCCATGAAAAACCTTTATTTGTTTGCCTTCTACCACGTGGCCGGCTTTCAAGCATGATATCAGTTACTATCTacttcttgtttgctttttttgttccCTTAGCAATAATTTCGCGATCGTATTaccaaatattcatttatctacGAGACAGAGCAAAAACGCGAAAATTGAGTGCATTTTACATAAGATCCAAATACAAAGCCTTGAGTATGCTGGTCATAATCACTGCGAGTTTCCTTTTAAGCTGGGGACCTCTCATGTGTAGCACTCTTGCAACAGCTTACGATTTTAAAGTTCGAATAGGAGATATCTCAGTCATGAAAATTGCAATTAGTATTTCATTGACTAGTTCTATTAttcatccatttatttattcatttggaAATGCGAATTTTCGATCTGAGGTTGTCCGGACTTTTCGAagttgcatttcaaaagcacGTTTCCAATAA
- the LOC131781733 gene encoding adenosine receptor A3-like — MATANVSCANEIPFLMFLQTDVSLLICAVLNCFFAATTTVGNLLIIISIFRSPALRSTANFLLLGLAIADFGVGVVLEPLYITVLLKLFMASPVSCTLVVSFTSVSSFLVATSMFAVTAISLDRYLAIHFHLRYKEFFTEKKVIYLQISLWITSGLLTLTRMASFRIYLVIALIIVIVCLSIICLAYCNIFLVLRRHQVQIKNQMRTTDRIKNLKQLRSSVVNTFYVFFAHLVCFLPFGCLTIIANTSRTRSRAIMLLNLLSTSIILFNSSLNPLIYCWRRQDFRENVKQTLKNHCCL; from the coding sequence ATGGCCACCGCCAATGTTTCCTGTGCGAATGAGATTCCGTTCCTCATGTTTCTTCAAACAGATGTTTCTCTGCTCATTTGCGCCGTTTTAAACTGCTTCTTTGCCGCTACAACCACGGTGGGAAATTTATTGATTATTATCAGCATCTTTCGCTCTCCAGCTTTGCGTTCGACGGCAAATTTTTTGCTTCTTGGCTTAGCTATTGCTGATTTTGGAGTAGGCGTGGTATTAGAGCCGCTGTACATTACAGTCTTGCTCAAACTTTTCATGGCTTCGCCTGTCAGTTGCACCTTGGTAGTTTCTTTCACATCCGTTTCGTCGTTTCTAGTTGCAACTTCCATGTTTGCCGTCACGGCCATCAGCCTGGACAGATACCTGGCGATTCATTTCCATTTGAGATACAAGGAATTCTTCACGGAGAAAAAAGTCATTTATCTGCAGATTTCTCTGTGGATAACAAGCGGACTTCTCACTTTAACAAGGATGGCGAGTTTTAGAATCTACCTTGTTATCGCTTTAATCATTGTCATAGTTTGTCTGAGTATCATTTGTCTCGCCTACTGTAATATTTTTCTGGTTTTGAGACGGCATCAAGTTCAGATTAAAAATCAAATGCGCACCACAGATAGAATAAAAAACTTGAAGCAATTGCGAAGCTCGGTTGTAAACACATTTTACGTGTTTTTCGCGCATCTAGTTTGTTTCTTGCCATTCGGTTGCCTGACTATAATCGCTAACACTTCACGTACACGAAGCAGAGCCATCATGTTACTTAATTTGCTCTCCACCtctattattttatttaactcaTCTTTAAACCCTCTCATTTACTGCTGGCGCCGACAAGACTTTCGAGAGAATGTTAAGCAAACTTTAAAAAACCACTGCTGTTTATGA